A window of the Lactuca sativa cultivar Salinas chromosome 7, Lsat_Salinas_v11, whole genome shotgun sequence genome harbors these coding sequences:
- the LOC111908151 gene encoding uncharacterized protein LOC111908151 codes for MELCPTCGMLLKYELPNLHLPTRFFYTTCPYVSQIEQKVKIKRRQRLVKKEIDPIIIHDDMKNAPKTQQAHCPDCGHNKAAYIQFQTRSADEPMTINFTCEKYGKCWRED; via the exons ATGGAATTATGCCCAACTTGTGGGATGTTGTTAAAGTATGAGTTGCCAAATTTGCATCTTCCTACCAGATTTTTCTACACCACATGTCCATATGTTAGCCAAATAGAGCAAAAG GTCAAGATCAAAAGAAGGCAAAGGTTGGTTAAAAAGGAGATTGACCCCATCATCATCCACGATGACATGAAGAATGCACCAAAAACGCA GCAGGCTCATTGCCCAGATTGTGGCCACAACAAGGCTGCATACATCCAGTTTCAAACAAGGTCAGCTGACGAACCCATGACAATAAACTTCACCTGTGAGAAATATGGTAAATGTTGGCGTGAGGACTAA